GATGAGTATAACCAGAGTCTGAGTGAAAGAAGAGCAACTTCTGTAAGGCAATACCTTATTAACGAAGGCATAATTACACCGGACAGACTTACAAAAATCGGCTATGGGGAAGAAAATCCAGCAATGTACGAACCATTACCTAAAGAGATATATTCACCAGAAGCAAAGGCAAACATGAGAGTTCTTTTTGAAATTATCGTAAGATAGAACGATCGGATTAAGGGTGGACAGGAGAGATATTGTACATCTTTCCTGACACTTGATTTTTAAGCAACAATGTAAAACCTGCAACGGTTCATATTAGTGTATGATTATATACGACCTTTTAAGCAAGGAGAAAAAGTTCCATGAATAGAGCATATTTTATCGGGCATTTTTTTACAGGACTTCTTCTGGTTGCTTTTATTGCCGGCTGTTCATGAACAAATAATCGGACAAGCACCGGAGAATNNNNNNNNNNNNNNNNNNNNNNNNNGATGCTTCAATTTCCGATGAGGTCAGGGCAAGATTGTTTGATGATCCTGCAATGAAGGTCTTCCAGATCAAAGTCGAATCTTTTAAGGGATTCGTTCAATTGACTGGCTTAGTGGATTCTGCACAGACCTCAGGCAGAGCTACTAAAATAGCCAAGTCAGTCAGAGGAGTCAAATATGTTAAAAACAGTATTGTAATTAAAAACAACCTTGTAACTAAAGAGTAGGACAAAATGAGAACGAGCATAATTCACGCCATCATACTTATTGCTATAGGGATTGCTGCCTTTGGATATCAAGGGTTTGCCAACACAAGCAAAAAAAAGGCTGTCGATCTTGATCCACCTCAACAGACAATAACTGCTGAAATAATAACCATCTCTACTCCGTTGTCCCAGTTCATTGGAGTTATTACGCTTGTGGGAGGCATTGGATTACTGATTATGGTAAGCAGAAAAAATTGAATATATACAAAAGAACCAATCAAAGTACAGTTGGAATTTAACAACTTATTCACAGGAGACAACAAAATGAAAAAACTACTTTCAGGAACATTGCTTTTGGCATTGGCACTTGCTCCTGTTCCAACAATGGCAGGAAGCCATGTAGGCTTTAGCCTTTCTCTGCCTTCCATAGTATTTGAATCATCACCTGAGCTTGTAGTGCTGCCTGGTACAAATATTTACGTTGCACCTGATGTAGATGCAGATATATTTTTCTACAGTGGATGGTGGTGGCGTCCATCACAAGGACGCTGGTATCGTTCGCGTAACTATGATTCAGGTTGGACGCGCTATAAAAAAGTTCCCTCTTTTTATAGACATGTACCCTCACGCTGGAGAAACGACTACAGACATAATCGTTGGCAGGGACGGGAATGGCACCACCAGCGAACTCCTCACAATAATGTTCAACGCAACTGGAATCAATGGGAAAAGAGCAGGTATTGGGAAAAACAGAACAATTGGGGAGTCCGTGATTCTAACCAAAGAGACAGAGATCGTGGACGAGACAGGGATAATCGGCAAGATAGACGGGATTACAGGCAAGAGCGTAATAACAGAACCCAGCGGTTAGACCAACAAGAACAGCAAATCAACAACAGAAACAAACAGTTAGAGCAACAAGAACAGCAAATTAACAACAGAAGCGAACAGTTAGACTCACAAGAACAAGAACTTAACAGGCGTAGGTATCGAGAAGTTGAAAAACAGCGTAACTAAACATAAGAAGAGAGAAGTTGAAAGACAGCGTAACTAAACATAAGACGAATTTGCTCCTGCTGCAAATGGCAGGGGATATTACAACAAGATAGTAGTATGAAGAGAGGCGTAGTAAAAAACTAACGGCTTAAAAACAAATTCGAGAGACATTAAATGATCGAATAAAAAAATTCTGGAATGAGAAATGGACATAATCAGAACAATCATGAAAGTTTCCCCTGAAAAGCAGAAAGAGGTTCTTCAAACGCTTATTTCATTGATTGAACCACTTGGTAAAAAAAACGGGTGTCTGAGTTATGGCATTTACTGCGACATTGAAGACAAAAATATTTTCAATCTCATTTCAGAATGGGACAACCGTCAACATCTTGATGACTATATGATGTCAGGCAGATTCAGCGTTCTGCTTGGAATAAAGAGCCTCCTGTGCAAACCGATAGAAATTACGATTTTGACTGTCTTAAATTGTGAAGGAATAGAAGCTGTTAATGATGTAAGAAAAAAGATCAAACTTATCTATCCAGTATTGATTCCAGTATTGATGAAGATTCAAAAACCGATAGAATGCTGATTTCTGTGATTTAGCTCATTATATATTCAAATCAATCAGGGTATAGCAAAAAATCGCGGGTACTGTTG
The Desulfobulbaceae bacterium genome window above contains:
- a CDS encoding OmpA family protein, with protein sequence DEYNQSLSERRATSVRQYLINEGIITPDRLTKIGYGEENPAMYEPLPKEIYSPEAKANMRVLFEIIVR
- a CDS encoding DUF3185 domain-containing protein, translated to MRTSIIHAIILIAIGIAAFGYQGFANTSKKKAVDLDPPQQTITAEIITISTPLSQFIGVITLVGGIGLLIMVSRKN
- a CDS encoding antibiotic biosynthesis monooxygenase, producing MDIIRTIMKVSPEKQKEVLQTLISLIEPLGKKNGCLSYGIYCDIEDKNIFNLISEWDNRQHLDDYMMSGRFSVLLGIKSLLCKPIEITILTVLNCEGIEAVNDVRKKIKLIYPVLIPVLMKIQKPIEC